The genomic window AGCAGCGTACCGCTGGGCGCTATGACCGGTTCGAACATGGGAAACAGCCTCACATCAAGCGTCGACGCAACCGGGGATCGTGCATTACCTGGCCGCGTGACAACACGTCGGGGCGCCCGCCGTCTCTTGCTTGCTGTAGACCATCTTCCTCTGCCTCTCGTCGGTGGCCCATGTGGACCGCATCACGGCCCACGCGGTGCGGCAACACCTGCCCAGCCATCATGTCCGTGAATCACGACGTCATGATGACCCGGCGGTTCTTCCTGCCGCGACCGAAATATCCGGCGGCCCCGTACCGCCTCCCCCGTCTTTCGTGTTTTACCTGGTCAGAACATGTTGATCAGTGTGCTGCGAACAGTTCGAGCAGTTCGGTCCTGCCGAACATCCGGGCGGTGTCGACCGCGTTCGGAGTGCCCGTGAGCGGATCGGCCCCGGCGTCCAGAAGGACCCGGATGACGCTCTCCTCGCCCTTGAAAACCGCCCCGGCGAGGGGAGTCTGGCCTCGGTCGTTGACGCGGTCGGCCTCACCGCCCCGGGCCAGGAGGGCCCGTACCGTGTCGGCGTGGCCGTGGTACGCGGCGAGCATCACGAGCGAGTCACCGCGGTCATTGGTGAGGTCGGCCGGAACACCCGCGTCGACGTACGCCACGAGCGCCTCGGTCTCGCCCCGCCGGGCCAGATCGAAGATCTTGGTCGCCAGCTCCACGACCTCCTGGTCGGGGGCTTCGCTCATCGCCGGGACCACCTCTCACATACGCGCTTGAAGCTATGAGCAGTCGTGCATCAGGAGCGTACGACGGCGAACGCTGCCGCCGTACGGGTGAATCGCCAGGGTACTGGCTCCTCGCGCCCATGCGCGGACAGAGCCGAGGCAAAGATCACATCGAGTCCGGCCGAGCGCAACAGCCCAGCCCGGACGGCCCAACGCCGATTCGGCCACCCAGATGAAATCAGATGAATTTCACCCAGTTGCACCTTTTATCGTATGGATACATGCTGTGACCTTGGAAGTACTCATGGTGACTGTCCCCATCAACCAGGAGAGCCCAAATGATCCTCAACATCTCAGGCGTCGTCCTGCTCGGCGTCATCGTCTTCCTGTTCTTCCGCAAGGACGGCCTCAAGGCGTCGCACGCCATCGTGGTCACCCTCTTCGGCTTCTACCTCGCCAGTACGGGCATCGCCCCGAGCATCACGGCGGGCGGCGAGAGCCTCGCGAGCCTCCTCGGTGGGATCAAGTTCTGATCCCGTCCCCATCCGCACGCACCCCCAG from Streptomyces sp. DSM 40750 includes these protein-coding regions:
- a CDS encoding ankyrin repeat domain-containing protein; translated protein: MSEAPDQEVVELATKIFDLARRGETEALVAYVDAGVPADLTNDRGDSLVMLAAYHGHADTVRALLARGGEADRVNDRGQTPLAGAVFKGEESVIRVLLDAGADPLTGTPNAVDTARMFGRTELLELFAAH